A window of Mangifera indica cultivar Alphonso chromosome 11, CATAS_Mindica_2.1, whole genome shotgun sequence contains these coding sequences:
- the LOC123229192 gene encoding sulfate transporter 1.3-like encodes MDPSTEDVETKHEDIKTISSSQPHSQDEVYIHKVEIPPKQNLFDEFKATVKETFLADDPLRPFKNQPRSRKFFLGIQAVFPVIEWAKDYSLSKFRGDLIAGLTIASLCIPQDIGYAKLANLDPQYGLYSSFVPPLVYAIMGSSRDIAIGPVAVVSLLLGTLLQKEIDHKKNAFEYRRLAFTATFFAGITQAALGIFRLGFLIDFLSHAAIVGFMGGAAVTITLQQLKGFLGIKNFTKKSDIVSVMNSVFKAARHGWNWQTILIGASFLCFLLFTKYIGKKKRNLFWVPAIAPLLSVVISTFFVFITRADKQGVQTVQHIEKGINPSSVGEIYFSGEYLQKGFKIGVVTGMIALTEAVAIGRTFASMKDYQLDGNKEMVALGTMNIVGSLTSCYVATGSFSRSAVNYMAGCHTAVSNIVMSCVVFLTLEFITPLFKYTPNAILAAIIISAVIGLIDVQAATLIWKIDKFDFFSCIGAFFGVVFVSVEIGLIIAVSISFAKILLQVTRPRTTILGKVPGTSVYRNIQQYPKATKIPGVLIVRVDSAIYFSNSNYIKERILRWLTDEEDEKKAANEPRIHFLIVEMSPVTDIDTSGIHALEELYKSLQKRDVQLVLANPGPVVIDKLHASQFANLIGEDKIFLTVADAVSSCSPKLVEQV; translated from the exons ATGGATCCTTCAACTGAAGATGTTGAAACAAAACATGAGGACATAAAAACAATATCATCTTCTCAGCCCCACTCACAGGATGAGGTATACATTCACAAGGTTGAAATTCCCCCCAAGCAAAACCTGTTCGATGAATTCAAAGCAACTGTTAAAGAAACATTCCTAGCCGATGATCCTCTACGCCCCTTCAAGAATCAACCAAGGTCTCGTAAATTCTTCCTAGGCATCCAAGCAGTCTTCCCCGTCATTGAATGGGCCAAAGATTATAGTTTAAGCAAATTTAGAGGCGACCTTATCGCTGGTCTCACCATTGCAAGTCTCTGCATTCCTCAG GATATTGGGTATGCAAAACTTGCGAATTTGGATCCACAATATGGATTAT ATTCCAGTTTTGTTCCACCTTTGGTTTACGCCATTATGGGCAGTTCTAGAGATATAGCTATAGGACCAGTGGCAGTGGTGTCTCTCTTATTGGGGACCCTGCTTCAAAAAGAGATTGACCACAAAAAAAATGCATTTGAGTATCGACGCCTCGCTTTCACTGCGACTTTTTTCGCTGGGATTACGCAGGCTGCCCTAGGAATTTTCAG GTTGGGTTTCCTGATTGACTTCTTATCCCATGCTGCCATAGTCGGTTTTATGGGTGGAGCAGCAGTAACAATTACCCTCCAACAGCTGAAGGGTTTTCTGGGCATCAAGAACTTCACAAAGAAATCTGATATTGTCTCTGTAATGAACTCAGTATTCAAAGCCGCCCGTCATGGA TGGAACTGGCAGACCATTCTCATTGGGGCAAGTTTTCTATGTTTCCTTCTTTTCACAAAGTACATC ggaaagaagaagagaaatctTTTCTGGGTGCCAGCAATTGCCCCGTTACTCTCTGTTGTTATCTCaacattttttgtatttataaccCGTGCAGATAAACAAGGTGTTCAGACT GTACAACATATAGAGAAGGGAATCAACCCATCATCAGTTGGTGAAATTTACTTCAGTGGTGAATATCTGCAAAAAGGTTTTAAGATTGGTGTGGTGACTGGCATGATAGCATTGACG GAAGCTGTAGCAATCGGAAGAACATTTGCTTCCATGAAGGACTATCAACTGGATGGAAACAAAGAAATGGTAGCACTAGGAACAATGAACATTGTAGGCTCACTTACTTCTTGCTATGTGGCAACAG GTTCATTTTCTAGATCAGCTGTGAATTACATGGCAGGTTGCCACACTGCAGTCTCCAACATTGTCATGTCTTGTGTCGTATTTCTAACCTTGGAGTTCATCACACCTCTTTTTAAGTACACTCCAAACGCCATTCTCGCTGCCATTATTATATCAGCTGTGATTGGCCTAATCGATGTTCAGGCAGCGACTTTGATATGGaagattgataaatttgattttttttcatgtattGGAGCCTTCTTTGGAGTAGTTTTTGTCTCTGTTGAGATAGGCCTCATAATTGCG GTCTCAATATCATTTGCTAAAATCCTGTTGCAAGTTACCAGGCCTCGTACAACAATTCTGGGAAAGGTTCCCGGGACAAGTGTGTATAGAAACATTCAACAGTATCCTAAAGCAACAAAGATTCCAGGAGTTTTGATTGTGAGAGTTGATTCTGCAATTTACTTTTCCAATTCTAATTACATTAAGGAGAg AATATTGAGATGGTTGACAGACGAAGAAGATGAGAAAAAGGCAGCCAACGAACCCAGAATCCATTTCTTGATAGTTGAGATGTCAC CTGTAACCGACATCGACACCAGTGGCATCCATGCCTTGGAAGAGTTATATAAGAGTTTACAGAAGAGAGACGTTCAG CTTGTTTTGGCAAATCCTGGTCCAGTGGTGATCGACAAGCTTCACGCCTCCCAGTTTGCTAACTTGATCGGAGAGGACAAAATCTTCCTCACAGTTGCAGACGCTGTGTCGTCCTGCTCTCCCAAACTAGTGGAACAAGTTTAA